A stretch of DNA from Candidatus Binatia bacterium:
AGGAAGAATACACCGAACTGGAGAATGCCCAGGACGATCGGCTGATCCGTTACCCAGGGTATATTGGGCACCTGCCAGCCGCCGAGAAAAAGAATCGTCGCCACGGAGCCGATGACGTAGAGGTTGCCCCACTCGGCGAAGAAAAAAAATAAAAAGCGCATGCCGCTGTACTCGGTCACGTAGCCGGCGACGAGTTCCGACTCCGCCTCCGGGATATCGAACGGCGTGCGGTTGCCCTCGGCGAGCGCCGAGGTGAAGAAGAGGAAGAAGGCGACGAAGGTGAACGGATTGTAAAATAGATACCAATCCCAGGGCGCCCAGCCCTGGGCCTGGATGATCCCTTGCGTGCTCATGGTGCCGGCGACGAAGATGATCGTCAGCACGGAAAGGCCGGCGGGAATTTCGTAGCTCACGATTTGCGCCGCCGAGCGCATGCCGCCGAGCAGCGACCATTTGTTGTTCGACGACCAGCCGGCCATCAGGATGCCGACGACGACGATCGACGTGACCGCGAGTAGATAAAGGATGCCGATGTTGAGATCGGCGACGATCAGCGCGCCGCCGAAGGGAATCACGACGAAGGTGCACAAAAATCCGACAAAAACGATATAGGGCGCGAGCGGGAAAAGAATCTTGTCCGCGGCCGTCGGGATGATGTCCTCTTTGAGTAGATTTTTGATGCCGTCGGCGATCCACTGCAAAATCCCTTGCGGTCCGACGCGATTGGGACCGACGCGCGACTGCATCCGCGCCCACACCCGCCGCTCGAGCCAGCTCGTCACGCCCGCGAGCGGCGCGACGAAGAAAGAGAGGACGGCGAAGGCCACGAGGATCATTGCCAGGGCATAGACGACTTGAGGCGGCACTCCCGGAAAGTAGCCTTGCTGGATCAACTGATCGACAAATTCCCGCATGATTTTCTCAGCGATCGATTTCAGGCGCGTCCACGTCGAGGCTGGCGATGAGAGCGATCAAGTCGGCGACCATGATGCCGCGGCTCAGCTTGTCGATGATGCCCATCGCCGTGAACGACCCGGTGCGGATTCTCACGCGATACGGATACTCGCTGCCGTCGCTCACGACGTAAAAGCCCATGTCGCCGCGCGGCGCTTCGACCCGGACGTACGCCTCGCCCGCGGGCGGCTTGAACTTGCGCGCGACCTTGGAGATCGCCGGCCCCTTGGGTATCATCTTGAGGCACTGGCGGAGAATCTTGCAGCTCTCTTCCAGCTCGCGGATGCGCACCCAGTAACGGTCGTAGCAATCTCCCAGCGTGCCTATGGCGCCAGTGCCGACGGGAACATCAAATTCCAGTTCCGGGTAAACGGAGTAAGGAATATCTCTACGGACGTCCCACTTGACGCCGCACGCGCGGAGGTTCGGCCCGACGAGGTTGTACTGAAAGGCCTCTTCTTTGGTGATCGCGGCGACGTCGGCGAGCCGCTCGATGTAAATTTTATTGTACGAGAGCAAACGGTTGTATTCGTCGATGATCGGCTCGAAATGATCGAGAAACACGGTGATCTTGGCGCAGATCTCGGGCGTGATGTCGTAGCCGACGCCGCCGATGCGAATGTAATTGTACGTCAGCCGCGCGCCGCAGATCTCTTCCATTAAATCGTTGATCGTCTCGCGCTCGCGGAGCGCGTGGAGAAACGGCGTGATCGCGCCGATATCCTGGCCGAACGTGCCGACGGAGATGAGGTGGCTCGCGAGACGGTTGAGCTCGCAGGCGATGACGCGACAGAATTCCCCGCGGCGCGTGACTTCGGTGTTGCCGAGCTTCTCCGCCGCCATGCAGAAGCCCTGGTTGGCGAACATCGCCGCGAGATAATCGGCGCGGTCGGTGTACGGCACATAGCCGTGCCAGGTGCACTTCTCGCCGATCTTCTCGATCGAGCGATGGAGATAGCCGACGTCGGGGATCGCGTCCTTGATCACCTCGCCGTCGGTCCGGACCACGAAGCGCAGCACCCCGTGCGTGCTCGGGTGCTGCGGACCGACGCTGATGGTCATGTCCTCGGTGTGGAAAGCCTCGCTCTCGGGAACAACCGCTTCGCTCATTTTAAAATCCGTGCTGACCTTGCCTGTCCTGAGCTAGCCGAAGGATCGAAGCACCTCAGCGCAATAATTTTTCCACCAGCGGCGCCCGCTG
This window harbors:
- the nuoH gene encoding NADH-quinone oxidoreductase subunit NuoH; translation: MREFVDQLIQQGYFPGVPPQVVYALAMILVAFAVLSFFVAPLAGVTSWLERRVWARMQSRVGPNRVGPQGILQWIADGIKNLLKEDIIPTAADKILFPLAPYIVFVGFLCTFVVIPFGGALIVADLNIGILYLLAVTSIVVVGILMAGWSSNNKWSLLGGMRSAAQIVSYEIPAGLSVLTIIFVAGTMSTQGIIQAQGWAPWDWYLFYNPFTFVAFFLFFTSALAEGNRTPFDIPEAESELVAGYVTEYSGMRFLFFFFAEWGNLYVIGSVATILFLGGWQVPNIPWVTDQPIVLGILQFGVFFLKAYLWVFVSMWVRATLPRVRVDQLMALCWKYMVPLSFLCVIGTAAWMVVWPQGNRWASVAMFVIGTAILALFAKRVGYQIRHSRPELYLKPYI
- a CDS encoding NADH-quinone oxidoreductase subunit D (Catalyzes the transfer of electrons from NADH to quinone) yields the protein MSEAVVPESEAFHTEDMTISVGPQHPSTHGVLRFVVRTDGEVIKDAIPDVGYLHRSIEKIGEKCTWHGYVPYTDRADYLAAMFANQGFCMAAEKLGNTEVTRRGEFCRVIACELNRLASHLISVGTFGQDIGAITPFLHALRERETINDLMEEICGARLTYNYIRIGGVGYDITPEICAKITVFLDHFEPIIDEYNRLLSYNKIYIERLADVAAITKEEAFQYNLVGPNLRACGVKWDVRRDIPYSVYPELEFDVPVGTGAIGTLGDCYDRYWVRIRELEESCKILRQCLKMIPKGPAISKVARKFKPPAGEAYVRVEAPRGDMGFYVVSDGSEYPYRVRIRTGSFTAMGIIDKLSRGIMVADLIALIASLDVDAPEIDR